Proteins co-encoded in one Arthrobacter sp. ERGS1:01 genomic window:
- a CDS encoding ATP-binding cassette domain-containing protein, translating into MVSTSRPTELAIEAHGLVKLFGTNRAVDGVDLAVKTGTVYGVLGPNGAGKTTTISMLATLLRPDAGDARIFGFDVRSEAQIVRQLIGVTGQYASVDENLSATENLVLFSKLLGLKGSAPKRKAAELLEEFGLTEAAKRPLKNFSGGMRRRLDLAASLIAQPPLIFLDEPTTGLDPRTRGQMWDTIRRLVSGGSTVLLTTQYLDEADQLADRVAVIDKGRVVAEGTSDELKSSVGTAALQLRLVNGADIPAARELIRTTLGVESAVTPEAARLTAPMQHADLVTDLLVALRRDGIAVQEISVQQPTLDEVFLTLTGHDTGAAENDAATPELETAR; encoded by the coding sequence ATGGTATCGACATCCCGACCCACCGAGCTGGCCATCGAGGCCCACGGTCTGGTCAAACTCTTTGGCACCAACCGTGCCGTCGACGGCGTTGACCTCGCCGTCAAGACCGGCACCGTCTACGGCGTGCTGGGGCCCAACGGCGCCGGCAAGACCACCACAATCTCCATGCTGGCAACCCTGCTGCGCCCGGACGCCGGGGACGCGAGGATCTTTGGCTTCGACGTCCGCTCCGAGGCGCAGATCGTCCGCCAGCTCATCGGCGTCACCGGCCAGTACGCATCGGTGGATGAAAACCTGAGCGCCACCGAAAACCTTGTGCTGTTCTCGAAGCTGTTGGGCTTGAAGGGCTCGGCACCGAAGCGCAAGGCCGCCGAACTCCTCGAGGAATTCGGCCTGACGGAGGCTGCCAAGCGGCCATTGAAGAACTTCTCCGGCGGCATGCGCCGGCGGCTGGACCTGGCCGCGAGCCTGATCGCCCAGCCGCCGCTGATCTTCCTGGACGAACCCACCACGGGCCTGGATCCGCGCACCCGCGGCCAGATGTGGGACACCATCCGGCGCCTGGTGTCCGGCGGCTCAACGGTCCTGCTCACCACCCAGTACCTGGACGAGGCGGACCAGCTCGCGGACCGCGTGGCCGTCATCGACAAAGGCCGCGTCGTGGCCGAAGGCACCAGCGACGAGCTGAAGTCCTCGGTGGGCACCGCCGCCCTGCAGCTGCGGCTCGTCAACGGCGCCGATATCCCGGCGGCCCGCGAACTCATCCGGACCACGCTCGGCGTGGAATCCGCAGTCACGCCCGAAGCCGCCCGGCTGACCGCCCCCATGCAACACGCGGATCTCGTCACGGACCTGCTCGTGGCCCTGCGCCGCGACGGGATTGCCGTCCAGGAAATCTCCGTCCAGCAACCCACCCTTGATGAGGTGTTCCTGACCCTGACCGGCCACGACACCGGTGCGGCCGAAAACGATGCCGCCACACCCGAATTGGAGACCGCGCGATGA
- a CDS encoding ABC transporter permease, translated as MSTVTPALLNNTGSLRNYVGPRQIIENTLTMAWRGLLKIKRTPEQLIDVTVQPILFTLMFAYIFGGAISGNVAQYLPLMIPGILVQTVITTSMVTGVQLREDMDKGVFDRFKSLPIARIAPLAGALLTDTLRYAIAITLTFTTGWIMGYHPAGGFGNVVLAGLLVMFCAWSVSWIWAFFGVIARSASSVQGMSMIILFPLTFLSNAFVPADSLPSWLRAFSNVNPVSHVVTAVRDLANNGQIGMAAVWAVVGAVVIVAIFAPLTVRAYMRKA; from the coding sequence ATGAGCACAGTAACCCCAGCCCTCTTGAACAACACCGGCTCCCTGCGCAACTACGTGGGGCCCCGGCAGATCATCGAAAACACGCTCACCATGGCGTGGCGCGGCCTGCTGAAAATCAAGCGCACCCCCGAACAACTCATCGACGTCACCGTCCAGCCCATCTTGTTCACGCTCATGTTCGCCTACATCTTCGGCGGCGCCATCTCCGGCAACGTCGCGCAATACCTGCCGCTCATGATCCCGGGCATCCTGGTCCAGACCGTCATCACCACCTCCATGGTGACCGGCGTGCAGCTGCGCGAGGACATGGACAAGGGCGTCTTCGACAGGTTCAAGTCCCTGCCGATCGCCCGGATCGCCCCATTGGCCGGGGCCCTGCTAACGGACACCCTCCGCTACGCCATCGCGATCACCCTGACTTTCACCACCGGCTGGATCATGGGCTACCACCCTGCCGGCGGCTTCGGCAACGTGGTCCTGGCCGGACTGCTCGTCATGTTCTGTGCCTGGTCGGTCAGCTGGATCTGGGCGTTCTTCGGCGTCATCGCCCGCAGCGCCTCCAGCGTCCAGGGCATGAGCATGATCATCTTGTTCCCGCTGACGTTCCTGTCCAACGCGTTCGTCCCGGCCGACAGCCTGCCGTCCTGGCTGCGCGCCTTCTCCAACGTCAACCCCGTCTCCCACGTGGTGACGGCCGTGCGCGACCTCGCCAACAACGGCCAGATCGGCATGGCGGCGGTCTGGGCCGTAGTCGGCGCCGTGGTCATCGTGGCCATCTTCGCCCCGCTGACAGTCCGCGCCTACATGCGCAAGGCCTAA
- a CDS encoding ATP-binding protein, whose protein sequence is MNSVCAPEPGLRLFGGVTLGRNALPGPRARALILALALAHGRPVSSGTLIEEVWGLDAPASAATALHTMISRIRTSQWHGLIMSTDTGYALGIEPAEIDFWAVDALLDEARAELSTPARALALLATAGELSAGDPAAGTADSPALADFLQRAGHQRTALNRLHAQALAGTGDHAAAAELLGRLAEATPLDEPLQVEYLEALRAGGQSNAALLAFDTLRRRLRRELGTDPSPALAQLHARLLKATDDAGSPVAAHATAASPRNPSPYSFGLRAAPNELLGRAGDIAGVEALMGTGRLTTILGVGGLGKTRMALELANRKAGGSLASVIVVELAGIRTPEDMWLALAEGAGIREARTIRNLQGTLQMHDLRARTLNRLAESPALLVMDNCEHLVEQAAAVITEILGACAVVDVLTTSRAPLNIAGERIFQLQPLATDGEASAELPAAVALFRERALAARGSVHLDDAVVRRLCRHLDGLPLALELAAAKVRLMSVEEIERRLASRFDLLVNTDRSAPDRHRTLTAVIEWSWNLLAADEQAVMRRLSRFPSGFSLAAARDTAGAIPGADGGTLSAAAVEAAVEALINQSLVLAEDDPATGFVRFRMLETVREFAALRLAAADEEAAVERAMTAWAVEFSLWALAHNAGPTQLETIRMITAEQENLLHVLRLAMAVEGGGPSSAGTVYAIFGSLSSYWSQRGMHGEVFTLAEQIIAATAEYEPEPRTIDAAVFSLAVIGVTTMIFNLRKGAVSRARLRRIQRSGLALSPRLDVMLRLILVAGNEPKVMALLAQLRRDPDEEVAALAMLFSGLWAENSGEPLLAIGFAESSYVLSEKLQDTWAAGSAADNAAQLHSQSGHPEAALLWAQRAIDRLVMVGADPDVRTATLTLALNHATLGQVAQARAALDAVKTMPPVAEFQSDLLMMETAALAETAFAAGDAGEGLRVYRSLGKPTQSRLNEGPMGLIAAAAQICAELLFSPGAPADAGVARAAKRLRHSGITTVRMAPTIVDRPVLGTCALAVGAWHTQLAGPGTRRAVVGLELLAMSGVLASRQDEGVLLRRRHEDAAAELHGANALADAKSSVAGLVRDKAQATERLLMLLSDPALRGL, encoded by the coding sequence GTGAATTCCGTTTGTGCACCCGAGCCCGGCCTGCGCCTTTTTGGCGGCGTGACGCTCGGACGCAATGCCCTCCCCGGGCCCCGCGCGAGGGCTTTGATCCTGGCACTGGCCCTGGCCCACGGGCGGCCCGTCAGCTCCGGCACCCTCATCGAGGAGGTGTGGGGCCTGGATGCGCCAGCCAGCGCCGCCACCGCCCTGCACACCATGATTTCGCGGATCCGCACGAGCCAGTGGCACGGCCTGATCATGTCCACGGATACTGGCTACGCCCTGGGCATTGAGCCGGCGGAGATCGATTTTTGGGCCGTTGACGCCCTCCTTGACGAGGCCCGCGCCGAATTGTCCACACCGGCCCGGGCCCTGGCGCTGCTGGCCACTGCCGGCGAGCTGAGCGCCGGCGATCCGGCCGCAGGGACGGCGGACTCGCCGGCCCTGGCGGACTTCCTGCAACGCGCCGGCCACCAACGCACCGCACTGAACCGCTTGCACGCCCAGGCCCTGGCCGGCACCGGCGACCATGCGGCGGCCGCCGAGCTGCTGGGGCGCCTGGCCGAGGCGACGCCGCTGGATGAACCGCTGCAGGTGGAGTATCTGGAGGCGTTGCGTGCAGGCGGCCAATCCAACGCAGCGTTGCTGGCATTCGACACCCTCCGCCGCAGGCTCCGGCGGGAGCTTGGCACCGATCCCTCCCCCGCCCTGGCCCAGCTCCACGCCCGCTTGTTGAAGGCCACCGACGACGCCGGATCCCCGGTCGCCGCCCACGCAACGGCGGCTTCCCCTCGCAACCCGTCGCCGTACTCCTTTGGCCTGCGCGCCGCACCCAACGAGCTCCTTGGCCGTGCGGGCGACATCGCCGGCGTCGAGGCGCTCATGGGCACCGGCCGGCTCACTACCATTCTGGGCGTTGGCGGTCTGGGCAAGACGCGCATGGCCCTTGAGCTGGCAAACCGGAAAGCCGGGGGTTCCCTGGCGTCCGTCATCGTGGTGGAGTTGGCGGGCATCCGCACCCCCGAGGACATGTGGCTGGCCCTGGCCGAGGGCGCAGGCATCCGGGAGGCCCGTACCATCCGGAACCTCCAGGGCACCCTGCAGATGCACGATCTGCGCGCCCGCACCCTGAACCGGCTCGCCGAATCGCCCGCATTGCTCGTCATGGACAATTGCGAGCACCTCGTGGAGCAGGCCGCGGCCGTCATCACCGAGATCCTCGGCGCCTGCGCCGTCGTTGACGTGCTGACCACCAGCCGGGCCCCGCTGAACATTGCCGGTGAACGCATTTTCCAGCTCCAGCCGCTGGCCACCGACGGCGAGGCATCGGCGGAACTGCCGGCCGCCGTCGCCCTTTTCCGGGAGAGGGCGCTCGCTGCTCGCGGCAGCGTCCATCTTGACGACGCCGTGGTGCGCCGGCTGTGCCGTCACCTGGACGGCTTGCCGCTGGCCCTGGAACTGGCCGCCGCAAAGGTGCGGCTCATGAGCGTTGAGGAGATTGAGCGCCGGCTCGCCAGCCGTTTTGACCTGCTGGTGAACACCGACAGGTCGGCGCCGGACAGGCACCGCACGCTGACGGCCGTGATCGAGTGGAGCTGGAACCTGCTGGCCGCCGACGAGCAGGCCGTCATGCGCCGGCTCTCCCGTTTCCCCAGCGGATTCTCCCTCGCCGCTGCACGGGACACGGCCGGGGCCATTCCCGGCGCCGATGGCGGCACGTTGTCCGCCGCGGCCGTCGAGGCGGCCGTGGAGGCGCTGATCAACCAGTCGCTGGTCCTGGCCGAGGACGATCCCGCCACGGGGTTTGTGCGTTTCCGGATGTTGGAGACGGTGCGTGAGTTCGCCGCGCTTCGGCTCGCGGCGGCGGACGAGGAAGCCGCCGTTGAACGGGCCATGACGGCCTGGGCGGTGGAATTTTCGCTGTGGGCGCTGGCGCACAATGCCGGGCCCACGCAGCTGGAGACGATCCGGATGATCACGGCCGAACAGGAAAACCTGCTCCACGTGCTGCGCCTCGCGATGGCCGTGGAGGGTGGTGGCCCGTCGAGCGCAGGAACGGTGTACGCGATCTTCGGTTCGCTCTCCAGCTACTGGTCCCAACGCGGCATGCATGGGGAGGTTTTCACCCTGGCCGAGCAGATCATTGCCGCCACCGCGGAGTACGAGCCCGAGCCGCGCACAATTGACGCCGCCGTGTTCTCGCTGGCCGTCATCGGTGTGACCACCATGATCTTCAACCTCCGCAAGGGCGCCGTCTCCCGCGCCCGCCTGCGCCGGATCCAACGCTCCGGGCTTGCGCTCTCCCCGCGGCTGGACGTCATGCTCCGGCTGATCCTCGTGGCCGGCAACGAACCGAAGGTCATGGCGCTGCTGGCGCAGCTGCGCCGGGATCCGGACGAGGAGGTGGCGGCCCTGGCCATGCTGTTCAGCGGGCTGTGGGCCGAGAACAGCGGCGAGCCGCTGCTGGCCATCGGCTTCGCCGAAAGCTCGTACGTGCTGTCCGAAAAATTGCAGGATACCTGGGCTGCGGGCTCGGCCGCCGACAACGCCGCGCAGCTGCACAGTCAGAGCGGGCATCCCGAAGCCGCCCTGCTCTGGGCGCAGCGGGCCATCGACCGCCTCGTGATGGTGGGCGCCGATCCCGACGTTCGCACCGCCACCCTGACGCTGGCACTGAACCACGCCACCCTGGGACAGGTGGCGCAGGCCCGGGCCGCCCTGGACGCCGTCAAGACCATGCCGCCCGTGGCCGAATTCCAGTCCGATCTGCTCATGATGGAAACCGCCGCCCTTGCCGAAACGGCCTTCGCCGCGGGCGACGCCGGCGAGGGGCTGCGGGTGTACCGTTCCCTCGGAAAGCCGACGCAAAGCCGCCTCAACGAAGGCCCCATGGGACTGATCGCCGCGGCCGCACAGATTTGTGCCGAGCTGTTGTTCAGCCCCGGGGCGCCCGCGGATGCCGGAGTGGCACGGGCCGCCAAACGGCTGCGCCACTCCGGCATCACCACCGTACGGATGGCGCCGACCATCGTGGACCGGCCCGTCCTGGGCACCTGCGCCCTGGCTGTCGGTGCGTGGCACACGCAGTTGGCCGGGCCCGGGACCCGGCGCGCCGTCGTCGGACTTGAACTTCTCGCGATGTCCGGAGTCCTGGCGAGCCGCCAGGACGAGGGCGTGCTGCTCCGACGCCGGCACGAGGACGCCGCCGCGGAACTCCACGGGGCAAACGCCCTGGCGGACGCAAAAAGTTCGGTGGCCGGCCTTGTCAGGGACAAGGCGCAAGCCACCGAACGATTGTTGATGCTCTTGAGCGACCCGGCGCTGCGGGGCCTTTAG
- a CDS encoding DMT family transporter, whose amino-acid sequence MATNTGSAAPLLSGLAVVALWASAFPAIRVASPELGVIGLSFVRLVVAALALLALAPLMKVRLPQARDLPLILVCAFFGMTAYQLLLNWGELYVPAGTSSIIVASAPLVSAGIAAYFFKERLTRAKVAGSVLAVAGVALVCLARSGLSMSAAVWIVVAAMVVQGIYHPLTKPLLRKYTGMEVATYGMVFGTVMTLPFVPFGVDTVFAADAPAWLAAIYLGLFPSALGFVLWGFTVGRLSVSASTSLLYLVPPVAVLISFFWLGEIPVISELAGGCVVVAGVVLISQGDRFRARRRVASME is encoded by the coding sequence GTGGCAACAAACACCGGTTCCGCGGCACCCCTGCTCAGCGGATTGGCCGTCGTGGCACTCTGGGCCAGCGCCTTCCCGGCCATCCGGGTCGCCTCCCCCGAACTGGGCGTCATCGGCTTGTCCTTTGTGCGCCTGGTGGTTGCCGCGCTTGCCTTGCTGGCGCTGGCTCCCCTGATGAAGGTCCGGCTCCCGCAAGCCCGCGACCTCCCGCTCATCCTTGTCTGCGCGTTCTTTGGCATGACGGCCTACCAGCTGCTCCTGAACTGGGGTGAACTGTATGTGCCGGCCGGAACGTCGAGCATCATCGTGGCGTCGGCCCCGCTGGTCAGCGCCGGCATCGCCGCCTACTTCTTCAAGGAACGCCTCACGAGGGCCAAGGTGGCCGGCAGCGTCCTGGCCGTTGCCGGCGTCGCACTTGTCTGCCTGGCCAGGAGCGGGCTGAGCATGAGCGCCGCCGTCTGGATCGTCGTGGCGGCCATGGTGGTCCAGGGCATCTACCATCCGCTGACCAAGCCGCTGCTGCGCAAGTACACCGGCATGGAGGTGGCCACGTACGGCATGGTCTTCGGCACCGTCATGACGTTGCCGTTTGTCCCGTTTGGGGTGGACACGGTTTTTGCGGCCGACGCTCCGGCCTGGCTTGCGGCCATCTACCTTGGCTTGTTCCCGTCGGCTCTGGGGTTTGTGCTGTGGGGCTTTACCGTGGGCCGGCTGAGCGTCTCCGCGTCGACGTCCCTGCTCTACCTGGTTCCTCCCGTGGCCGTGTTGATCTCCTTTTTCTGGCTCGGCGAGATTCCCGTCATCAGCGAATTGGCCGGCGGTTGCGTGGTGGTTGCCGGCGTGGTCCTGATCAGCCAAGGCGACCGGTTCCGGGCCCGCCGGCGGGTAGCATCAATGGAGTGA
- a CDS encoding winged helix-turn-helix transcriptional regulator — MALRSDWTGLACPIARSLDVLGDPWVVLILREVFAGNRRFEPLKQELGIADTVLSTRLAALVEHGLLTKRPYAGTARPRMEYVMTEKGLDTLPVLHALGVWGRNHTAPPVEGPTLRIYCLVCGNESVQADWCVDCARPLTARTTGWRRSRAPETLLELGELAR; from the coding sequence GTGGCACTGAGATCGGACTGGACGGGACTGGCCTGCCCCATTGCGCGCAGCCTTGATGTGCTGGGGGACCCGTGGGTCGTGTTGATCCTGCGCGAGGTGTTCGCGGGCAACCGGCGCTTTGAACCGTTGAAGCAGGAGCTGGGGATCGCCGACACGGTGCTCAGCACCCGCCTGGCTGCCCTGGTGGAGCACGGACTGCTCACCAAGAGGCCCTATGCCGGCACGGCCCGCCCGCGCATGGAGTATGTGATGACGGAGAAGGGGCTGGACACCCTGCCCGTGCTCCACGCCCTGGGAGTGTGGGGCCGCAACCACACGGCGCCGCCTGTGGAGGGGCCCACCCTGCGCATTTACTGCCTGGTGTGCGGCAACGAATCGGTGCAGGCCGACTGGTGCGTGGACTGTGCCCGCCCGCTCACGGCGCGGACCACGGGTTGGCGCCGGTCGCGTGCCCCGGAAACCCTGCTTGAGCTGGGCGAGCTGGCACGCTAG
- a CDS encoding DNA-3-methyladenine glycosylase family protein gives MAITLDFTPPFEPGIFDFLAARAVAGVEEADSAGYARTLALPGGHGWFHLVWDGATLQLDFDVEDPADAPALVARVRQLFNLDHDPSIIDAALSANPVLARRVGELPGIRLPGCVDAHEILIRAMIGQQITVAAARTALNQLTALSTPSRLPHGSLTTLFPSPAQIADGGRGILRGPQRRTDSILAVAGLLAAGTLEVGRADTPESLAAKLLPLPGIGPWTVGYVCMRVLGSPDVFLPTDAAVRNGYGKLRGDSPAEARTIKAPELARMAEPLRPWRSYATLHFWRVAGEK, from the coding sequence ATGGCGATCACCCTGGACTTCACGCCCCCTTTTGAACCCGGAATCTTTGATTTCCTGGCCGCCCGTGCCGTGGCGGGAGTGGAGGAGGCCGATTCCGCCGGCTATGCGCGGACGCTGGCGCTGCCCGGCGGGCACGGCTGGTTCCACCTGGTGTGGGACGGCGCAACGCTGCAACTCGACTTCGACGTCGAGGACCCCGCCGACGCCCCTGCACTGGTGGCCCGGGTTCGGCAGTTGTTCAACCTCGACCACGACCCGTCCATCATCGACGCAGCCCTGTCCGCCAACCCTGTCTTGGCCCGCCGGGTGGGCGAATTGCCGGGGATCCGACTGCCCGGTTGCGTGGACGCGCACGAGATCCTCATCCGGGCCATGATCGGCCAGCAAATCACCGTTGCCGCGGCCCGGACCGCGCTGAACCAGCTGACGGCGCTGAGCACCCCCAGCCGGCTGCCCCACGGCTCCCTCACCACACTGTTCCCGTCGCCCGCCCAGATCGCCGACGGCGGGCGCGGGATCCTGCGCGGACCGCAACGGCGCACCGATTCCATCCTGGCCGTAGCCGGGCTGCTCGCCGCCGGCACCCTGGAGGTGGGCCGGGCGGACACCCCGGAATCGTTGGCCGCGAAACTGCTGCCGCTGCCGGGGATCGGCCCGTGGACCGTGGGGTACGTGTGCATGCGCGTCCTGGGCAGCCCGGACGTGTTCCTGCCCACCGACGCCGCCGTCCGCAACGGCTATGGAAAGCTGCGCGGCGATTCACCGGCCGAGGCGCGCACCATCAAGGCCCCGGAGCTGGCCAGGATGGCCGAACCGCTGCGGCCCTGGCGTTCCTACGCCACCTTGCACTTTTGGCGTGTGGCCGGCGAGAAATAG
- a CDS encoding DNA-3-methyladenine glycosylase, with amino-acid sequence MGRQMDILELLQRPATEVAPYLLGALVRHEGDEGAVVVRLSEVEAYLGPADSPDPDPGAHSYRGKTNRNAVLFGPPGHLYVYFTYGMHYCANLVCRPEGTPSGCLMRAGEIVEGLELARSRRPTARRDAELAQGPARLAKAMGLGREHNGIPALRGEVTVTLPDRLEPSVMTGPRVGISGPGGTEQYPWRFWIAGDPTVSRFKPGVLRSARRPAPAAPKAQ; translated from the coding sequence ATGGGCCGCCAGATGGACATCCTGGAACTCTTGCAGCGCCCGGCCACCGAGGTCGCGCCGTACCTGTTGGGCGCGCTGGTGCGCCATGAGGGCGACGAGGGGGCCGTCGTCGTCCGCCTGAGCGAGGTGGAGGCCTACCTGGGCCCGGCGGATTCGCCGGATCCGGACCCCGGCGCCCACAGCTACCGCGGCAAGACCAACCGCAACGCGGTCCTGTTTGGCCCGCCCGGGCACCTGTATGTGTATTTCACCTACGGCATGCACTATTGCGCCAACCTTGTCTGCCGGCCGGAGGGGACGCCCTCGGGGTGCTTGATGCGCGCCGGCGAGATCGTGGAAGGCCTGGAGCTGGCACGCTCCCGCCGGCCCACCGCCCGGCGCGACGCCGAACTTGCCCAGGGCCCGGCAAGGCTCGCCAAGGCCATGGGGCTGGGACGGGAGCACAACGGCATTCCGGCGCTGCGCGGCGAGGTCACCGTGACGCTTCCGGACCGGCTGGAACCGTCTGTCATGACGGGCCCGCGGGTGGGCATCAGCGGACCGGGTGGCACCGAGCAGTACCCGTGGCGGTTTTGGATTGCCGGGGACCCCACGGTCTCCAGGTTCAAGCCGGGAGTGCTGCGTTCTGCGCGTCGGCCCGCACCAGCTGCTCCGAAAGCTCAATGA
- a CDS encoding GNAT family N-acetyltransferase: MQHNISLPGHGVRLVPLRRRHAADLFTYIDVDMWAGMASERPTSKRALERLFAARIVDPAVIAFAVIDEETGTVAGTTSLYDYVPDQSRVELGMTFFGRNYWGRNVNAASKLALLGFAFEELMVHRVTLRCDVRNTRSAAAIVKLGASLEGVLRGYRRGHDGSRVDTGVYSILEHEWPSARSGLVHRLTPADLLPEVTELIELSEQLVRADAQNAALPA, translated from the coding sequence GTGCAACACAACATTTCACTTCCCGGGCATGGTGTCCGGCTTGTGCCGCTACGGCGTCGTCACGCGGCAGATTTGTTCACCTACATCGATGTAGACATGTGGGCCGGCATGGCCTCGGAACGCCCCACGTCCAAACGCGCCCTGGAGCGGTTGTTTGCCGCCCGGATCGTCGACCCGGCCGTCATTGCCTTTGCCGTGATCGACGAGGAGACCGGCACCGTCGCCGGGACCACGAGCCTGTACGACTATGTCCCGGACCAGTCACGGGTTGAGCTGGGGATGACCTTCTTTGGCCGGAACTACTGGGGCCGGAACGTCAACGCCGCGTCAAAGCTTGCCCTGCTGGGCTTCGCCTTCGAGGAGCTCATGGTGCACCGGGTGACGTTGCGCTGCGATGTGCGCAACACGCGCAGTGCCGCCGCGATCGTCAAGCTCGGCGCGAGTCTGGAGGGTGTGCTGCGCGGTTACCGGCGCGGCCACGACGGCTCCCGCGTGGACACCGGCGTGTACTCCATCCTGGAGCACGAATGGCCCTCGGCCCGTTCCGGACTGGTGCATCGGCTCACCCCGGCGGACCTGCTGCCGGAGGTGACCGAGCTCATTGAGCTTTCGGAGCAGCTGGTGCGGGCCGACGCGCAGAACGCAGCACTCCCGGCTTGA
- a CDS encoding adenine phosphoribosyltransferase: MNETFQAPASPSQPQPASPENPDVSAVVERLCATIEDYPSKGIVFKDLTPVFADGAALRQVVDALVAPFAGKFDAVAGVEARGFLLAAAAAYATGTGVITVRKAGKLPRAVFSESYALEYGEATLELHQGDVPAGTRVLILDDVLATGGTLGAAAALLERTGAVVAGIGVVLEIDALPGRNNLPGHEVVSLLHV; encoded by the coding sequence GTGAACGAGACATTTCAAGCCCCCGCCAGCCCCTCCCAGCCCCAGCCCGCAAGCCCCGAAAATCCTGATGTTTCCGCGGTTGTTGAACGGTTGTGCGCCACCATTGAGGACTACCCGTCGAAGGGAATTGTTTTCAAAGATTTAACCCCCGTTTTTGCCGACGGAGCGGCCCTGCGCCAGGTGGTCGATGCCCTGGTGGCACCGTTCGCCGGAAAGTTCGACGCCGTGGCCGGCGTTGAAGCCCGCGGCTTCCTCCTGGCGGCCGCCGCGGCCTATGCCACGGGCACCGGCGTCATCACGGTCCGCAAGGCCGGAAAACTGCCCCGCGCCGTGTTCTCGGAGAGCTATGCGCTGGAGTACGGCGAAGCCACCTTGGAGCTCCACCAGGGTGACGTCCCGGCCGGCACCCGCGTGCTGATCCTCGACGACGTCCTGGCCACCGGCGGCACGCTCGGCGCCGCCGCGGCACTGTTGGAGCGCACCGGCGCCGTCGTCGCCGGGATCGGCGTGGTCCTGGAAATCGATGCACTGCCCGGACGGAACAATCTTCCCGGCCACGAGGTTGTATCCCTGTTGCACGTGTAG